The window AAGACCACCAGCCCGGGGAACTGGGTATGGCAAGTGCTGCGAACACTGAGAAAGTTGGTGGACAGCCGTGGCGCCGTCCTAAGGACTGCCTTCAGTGGCCTCCACCTCTTACCCACCTCCCCAGACTCGACTCAGACAGTCGGGAGCAGGGAGCTGACTCAAGAGAGGAAAGAACAATTCTCTATTCAAGTCAGACATCCCTCCAGGGGAACAAGACTGTCTGTGACTCatttgggaaggggaaggagagaataTGAGGTGGAATCCTTCTTATCTATAAAGTTTAGCAGATGGGAGACAGTCGTGTTATGTGCTTAACTTTAGGAAAAGCAGTGGGTCTCAGTCCCCAGGTCTGCCGAGTAAGCCCAACTCTCCACCTCCAGCCTTCCCAAGACACAGGCTGTGGGTGCGGTTGCTTTTTAAGAAGCTACATGCTAACGTCCGATGGCACAGAATTCAAGACCGAAACTGCAACATCTTATTAGTCATGTGTTccattttcagttcctttgggtataAAAATATCACAAGAGGGATACAATGACTTCTCTCACTGTGCATGTCATTCTCGTGCTTTCTATTCCAAAAAGCCCACACACAACCTCattgttttatgataaaaacgAATTCCTCTCATCGTAAAAGCCCTGTCTACAACTACAGCTTTGGTTTCAGAATTAGCAACCTGATGAGCTCAAACTCATGCTGACCATAGGAACCACGTGCCCGCAAGCCCAGCCAAGGTCTTCCAGACACAAGGATGAGGATGCGGAGCCTGTTCTTCTCATGACGGTGGGAGAAGGGGATTAAGGAGGGAGCCTTCTGCTTTGCCACGTGACAGCTGCATGCAGCATTTGTACAATGAACTGCCTTTTGGTAAAAAGGCTAGAGCTGGTTTTGCGAAACACCATCACAGGACTCTGTAAGGTCTGGGGACAGGTCCTTTGAGCCAGGAGGGACTGCAGTGAATGGCTTCCCAGGCTTGGTTTCTAGAACCGACGTAGCCAATGCATCTTTGTACAAGGAGCATTAAACCCGCCTATTGCAGGGGAGGAAACATGGATGGCTAAGTTGAGTCCTGGCAGCATTTACTTTGAGTATCTGAAGTGCTACTTCCCCTCTCTGTGGCTGAGGTCCCATCTGCATAGTGGAGATAACAGGCCTGTCTCTGTCTGACCTGCTGGGATGGGGGGACAGAGGGGGTGAGAAGTGAGTGAGCAAGAGCTAGAAAGCACTGGGGCCTTCTCCAGTAAAAGGCAGTGTTCAGGTAACAAAGTATTCAATCAAAAAAAGCACAACTTCAAGTAACAGAGCTGCAGGTGCTGTGTCCTGGCTTTTGAGCACAGGCCTCGCCACTTCTGCCATAGAGAGCTGGGAGGTAAATGAGCTGCATGTCCAGCCCACCGAGCCATCCCACCACTGAGAACCAAAACACCCattaagaggagaaaatgaaCCTTGGGGAAAGCTTACTGGAATTAGCAAGCTGTTCAGAGCAGTTGCTGAGTGCATATCCCATTTGTGTTCTCTGCGTAAGATCTTCAAGTGGGTGATCAACCTAAATTTCAACAGACAaaggttttcttcattttgcaggtagaaatagaaaagggaaggaaaggctaCCTAGATTTTTCTCCTGCACTTTAGCATGAGACTAAAAAACAATTTTGAGTCTGGCTGAAAGAAACTACTGAaggaaaattcacacacacacattcctcgATAGGGCATGAAGAGGGAAGTCAGGAGTTTTTTGCAACTAAGAAACTTATTCTTTTTACAGTTTCTGTTCTAGCAAGCTAGTGTGTGCATGCTTGACTATTACTAACACCCAGAGGACTAGAAGAAttgagggagggtgggggggtgtcACAGGGACCCTGAAGGGCCTCAGAACAGGAGGAAGTTAATAGTCTAGATACATAATCTTTTCTAAACAGCTCACAATGGAAAAACTTGAAAAACTTCACACTTTAAaaccataatatttattttgccacAAGAATCCACTGTATCAGTTATCAGTGGTTGGGAAAACATCCCTAATCTAGTTCCCATTATAAAACTTTCAGTTCCAATTTTTACAGACTGTCGCTCGTCTCTGAGCCTATCCATTAGTTCTCACTGGACAACTGAAACTCTGTTTGGAGCCATGCAGCCAGAACCCTTATACCACCACGGAGAGGTGAACGCAGACACGCAGGCGCTGGGAGATGTCATCGTTTCTTAGTGCTACTGTTTCCACCACCGGATTTGCTGAAGCTCCTGCTCATGTGAGGAAAGTGCACGGTTGGGGTTCTTTCTGTAGGACCATATAGCCCCAAATTCCTGGCAGTGGCTGACTTCCGCAGTGGCTTGACGCTGGGAAAGGGGCTAAAGATGGGAGTTTTCAGGTGGCCACCTGGAGGCGGTTTGctggtggttttgttttctccagGTGCTTCAAGCGGCTCCTGGAAGTACCGCTGACAGGGCGGGTGCACCTTGGGCTCAGTTTCAGCAGCAGTATCCTTTCGGTCCAGTTCCAAGGTTTCTAACTTCACCTGGACTGTAGACACATCGGTGTCTCCAAACACCGGCTCCGGAGACTGCCCTTCGATTGTCCTCCCCACGCTGCCTTGGCAGCTGCCACCTTCTCTTTGAGCTGTGGCTACACAACTGGAAGAAAAGGCCTCTGCCGCCCCCAGGTTGTTAGTCTTGCTGCCCTCATTCTGCTCCTCTATCAGCCCAATGGTGTCCCCACAGGCCAGCTGACTCTTGGTCCTCGTCATGTTCTTTTTGTGGACTCGGATGTGAGTTCGCCATGGAGAGTTGAGCTTCGTCTTAAGGTCTTCATAGGGGACGGGAGATATTTTGCCTCCTGTGTGACCAGGGATGTGGATGACGGCATTTTTGGCAGCTCTGTTTGacattttcatcttctttcctaAAAGAAGGTGATTTATAACTGGAGAGTTGTTTATCTGAGACGGCAGAATGCTGGTCACTGGCCCTTTGTCTGAAAGAAACATTGCAAGGTTGTGTGAAATGTACCACAGAGAAATGCATCCACCATGGACCAGGAGTCACGTAGAGATTGTCCCCATACCACTTCCCACATGTGCCCCAGGTACTGACAGAGTCATGTGACTGAAGGCAGCAGAAACTGAATTTAACCAGAGAGCTTGGGCTAcctattccctcctcttcaaaaTGGACACAAGAGGCTAAGGATGGAAAAAGGAACGGAGACGCTGACCCCGAGTGACTAATTAGAGTCCGAATGTTTTTCACGGGGAGCTTTTGTCTCTGACCAGCAACCTCAGAGATCTTCTATCCACAAAATCTTTGAAGATAGTTTCAACTAATAAGTCAAACACTGGGACCCTATGGATTATCAGCTGCCAGTTTCTGAGAGGTAGGGAAAGAACACATTGCACATTATGGAGTGAGAGACAGCAGAATGAGAGAAGTGATAATAAGGTGGTAAAATGCGGTGAAATCACAGCTATTCAACGCCTGGTCCTTGGTATGAAAACCCATAGTGTTCTCAATGGACTGTGAAAGCAAGTTGGAAACTGGAAATCATCCAAAGCTTGTTCTCCTGGGAGGCTCGCTGATGGCATTACGTCCTCCTCCTGTGGCTATGACTGGGCCCCCGTTCCTGATGAATTTTAGACAAACATGGCCCCAGGGCTGACAGCAGCAGGCAGGAGTAAGGAGAAGGTCCTGCCACCCTTCCTTCTATGCTCCTCTGGCTACTGTCACCTGCTTCTGGTCACACCCCAATCTTCAATAAAAACGTTAACAACTGTCTCCTCTTCACCCTGTATCTTACTACGTCTTTCAGTGACTTTACTGTCTGACTGACCCCTCCTCATAGTTCCCAACCTCCCCAGGTCCACCCTAAACTTTATCACCCAGGTTGACCTGACAAGGAAGATACTTAACTCTGACAGCCTCCCCTTTGATGCTTCTAGCTCTCAGTCTCTCTATCGAACTCTACCTGGCGCTGAGCCAGAGAGACTTCGGTTCCTGGTCGCTCATCTTCTCCTAACTTCCTGTCTCTCTGTGGCCCAGTGACGCCCCCATCTGTCAGATGCATGGCTGATCACTTGGACCCCGGTCTCACCAACACCCACCCATTCCAGGCCTCCCTCTCCCTTTGTCACAAACGCCTGGCAAAACCCCAACCCCCCATCCACAATTCACATTCTCTTTTCCAAAAGGGACCTCACAGCTAAAGGCtcctatgggggaaaaaaaatcacagtgatgTGGACTGGTAGCTGTTCAAATTCATTACTTCCTATTGTGTAGGGTCCTCAATGCTGTTGAACAATTTTGTCCTTTCACTCTCCCACTCCTGTCAACAGCCTCTCCAAATCTTTATTACTCTCTTTAAGCTCCCACCCAACCCCCAACTTACTCCCAAGCAAACAACCTTTCCTCCAATTCCTCCATGAAAACAGAGGCTATTCTGTCCTCCCTAACCTAGGAAGTTGGTCCCTCAACCACAATCCCTACCACCTTCCTTTAAGTCTCAGAAGCTGAGGTCTTTGGCCTCTAGCTGAAGTTCAATCTCTCCACCGCTGCTGCTACTCCTGTCCTATACCATCCCCTCTCAAACCTTTCTACTCAGTGATCCCCCCCCAGCAGCACAGCATCTCCTAACAGCTTGTTGGCAATGCAgactctcagccccaccccaaacctactCAAACACAGCCTTCATTTTAACAGATCCCCAAGTGATCCCTCGGCCCACTCAAGTTTGGGAAGCAATGCTCTGGAACTTCGCCTCTGAGTGACAATCTCTCcctaaaaagaaccaaataaaccATGATCTAGAgtaggagttggcaaacttttcctgtaaagggccagggccagattataaatattttcgcCATCGTAACGCCAATCAGTcctagacaatatgtaaacaacgATCATGCCTGTatgccaataaaattttatttttacaaaagcaGGCAGCAAACAGGATTTGGCCTAAAGAATATTGTTTGCTGACCCCGACTAGAATGTAAGGCACTGAGCTTACTTAGTACCCAGTGGCGATTGTTCACCATCCACCCAAAGGTTTGTAAGgtacagttaaaaaaaagaaatatacaaagacTTGGAACACAGGTATCCTAGCCCTCACCTGATCGATCACTCACTATAGCTGTATAATCATGGACAATTGCTAAGCCTTCCTGAATCATCActtcctcatcttttaaaaagatgtaagAATATCTGTCCTTGACTTCCTCATAGATTTGTTCAAAGGACAAAATGAGCACATGCATGGGCCAatggttttcaaaattaaagtgcTGTCGTTGCTGGTTGTAGTGCTTGTGGGAGTGCTTTCTTCATGACTCTGGATAAAGGAAGAATCTTCAAGAAGTTGCTTACTCCTCCCTGCGAAGTGGGAGGTAAATTCAGTTTTTGTGCAAGATCAGTCACATGCTCACAAGTCTCTTAGAAACACGTCAGATACACGGGTGTTTTAGTTCATTCCGGAGAGGCATCATTTCCTTTCGGATTTCACTTAGAACAAGACAAACCGATTCCCAGATCAGCATATAGTGAACAGTAAAGCAGATAGTTCACTGGGATTTTTggaattaacaaagaaaaagaagaaagaagcttAACAATCCTTGGAAAAGAAGAACGAAGCTTAACAATCCTTAACAACTGCAGCCTCCTTAGCAGATTCCCAAGACACTACTAATCCGTCGGCGAGGCGTACTgatagctttttcctttttctctgatcACATCTGTTATATTACTACCGAAATGACTAGTGGATAGCGTAATTTACCAGTGCACACATCACTAACTTCTATTTTCAAATGCCTGAAATTTAGGAGGCAATAGCTGCAAGATGTCTCGAGTCCAAGGATTGCTTGGCTTTGCAACATTAGAATCATTTGTAAACCCCTCCCCACAAGCACACAAAGGAAACATGTGTTTAATACCATCAATTGCCTGGTCCTTGGGACCTAAAAAGAATCCgtggtctttttcttctttagagcctgataaaataaaattaaaaaataaggtgCTAAACACGCTGTTATCTCATGCCAGCTGTGTGGGTGGCTGCTGAGCTACAGTGAGTAGTAATTCCGAGGCCATCCTAGGaatatttgttcttcctttcacAAGCTGACAGAGAGTTGAAACTGATTGAAACAAAGAATCACATTACCTGCTCTGATATACACCTGATGaacttgctgctgctgcttctttttaATCCGAGAATACTGCCGCTTCAGCGCGTTGATGTCTGTGGTCATGCGTTCCATCATCATACTGTTAAACGCTGCGTGATACTCACTTCGACACGAATTGATGGCTCCTGGACTCAGCTCTGCAATGTTACTTGATCTCAGGCTCTGCTCTTCGTTTGGTTCTGTACTCGAGGGAAGAGAGACAAGAAGATGGTGGGGCCCGTGGAGGAGAACAAAGCTAAAGGGGAACTGATGACACTATAACCGGTGAAGTATCTTCACCTCCAGAATATTCTAAACCACAAAAAACATACAACTAGAATTTGCACTGTGCTTGTTTCAGTTTGGTCCTGAAAATATTTCTGCAGTTTCTTATTAGCCGAATTGTGGGTGTGAAGTGAGCTGTGTGGGTTCGTTGTTTGATTTTATTACTACTTTGTTCATTATTTCCAGATAAAAGTCattgttattttctaaaactcCCTTAGAAAAATATAAGCCCAGATGTCTAAAGTCTTTGCAGAGATTTCCATATAACTGCCTGAGGATTTATAGGGGAATGATAGCTTGTAGAGTTTAATCAGTCATTAAAAGTGAGTGTTTAAGTTAAAAATAGCAACGTATTCTATAACATGATCAAGACTTCATATGGTTTTTCTTCATTTAGCAACCAATTCCTAATCATCTATTATGTGTATTATGTCTGATGTGATTTCTGTTCCTGTGACACCTACGACTCTCAGATTTGTCCCTTAAGTAAAACTGAGGTTACatctaagagagagagaaacaagtaGTGTATGAGAGGACACGCACACATGACACAGGCAAAGGGGGACAGAGCAAGGCTTCCCTAGCACCATGTGGATcagctaaaagaaaaagactaatttCAGCTATCCTAATATTTGCTAAAAGTGTTCTTCAGATGAAGGCTGAACAATCTGAtacatttacttcctttttttacTGAAAACAGTTCTGTAAGGAGGAAATTAAAAGGGCACCTGTTAATCTGAACTTAAAACCAACAAGAAGATAAAACTTAGGAGAAAGTGATCATGTCTTTTCGAGCACATAATTAAttgcacagaaaggaaaacagggaAAACATGGAACATAGACCCAAACTATAGAAATACAGATTCAAAAATTTTAGAGTTGAAATACATATTGATCCCCTGGTTAGAAACCAAAAGCTGAAATCTAGGCAACAAAAGAGAAGGCAGAAGGCATTATGAACTCAACAGGGCTCTTGTTgagttcacatttttaaaagccttttgaaagaatgaaaggaGAGTATATACCAAGGACATACCCACAAAACAGTGTGAACCCGAACCATTAAGCaggttaaaattcaaaacaagctAAGGCTTGGGGAAAATACTCAAAACCACCAGtaccaaaaatgacaaaaaaaaaaaaaaaaaagatgatgatgatttCTAAGCAAGAACGAAAACAAGAAGATAGTCCCACAACTTTGAGAAGATGGTATAAAGTTAGCAGATGACTAAAAGAATGCAAAGGTACCTAACATCTATTGTTTCTATCCCCCTTTAGCAGGAGAATGGTCTTCACATTAGAAGTAGAATAAGTATCCTAAAGGAAGAGCTGCCACTCAAGATGGGAAAGAACATAGTGAGAGAACCACGAGCTACTTCAGAAGAGTTTACTATCGATAATGTCTAAACCACAGGAAGTCTATTCTGcacaaggaaaaaaagcaaatggagAAGGGAATTTGTAGGATATTAAAAGTTCTGAAAGTCATATCTTATAAGAAATGCCTGAAGAAATTCTGAACTTGTGCCCTAGAGAAAGCTTTGGAGAACATGATGGCTGTCCTGAAACATTTGAAGAGACATCCAGTAGAAGAGGAAAtggacttgttttgttttgttccaaagagaaaaactattaacagaactGGTAGGTGGATGTTATCTCTTTGCAACTACAAACCATGGGTGAAGTGGAGGGATCTAAAGTGGAGGGATGTGACAATGAGTTTCTTATCTCTCAAATTCAAGTAGAGACTACCATAATGTTTTAGTTTCAGAGGGTATTTCTATAGTGGAAGAGAAGCCATCTAGAACGAATTCAATTAAACTCAAAAAGAATGTAGTAAGCATGTACTATATTCTAGGCTCTATGTCTATGCTAAGGAACTGAGCATCCAAAGTTGAATCAGATGAGTGGGAGGCAAAAGttactataaaaaaaattatatatacataatgcaTGCAACACATATCACAGAGAGATCCTACTAAATGATAAAGTAACAGAGAAGATACTTTTAATAAAGACCTTTAATGGTGGTAACCAGTTCAGGAAACAACAGGCATTGATAGGACACAATAATAATGCCCCATGTGTCGTAAACAAGTACACTGTTATAATCTAAATAAAGAACCACATTGTTACCTTTAATTTGCTTTTGGTACTTCTGCAGTTCAGGCGCCAGGAGCCCACTGAAAGGTCCAAGGCACCCCACTGCATTAGCAATGGCATCTTCATCATCTGGGTCATTTTCTTCATCACTGTCTCTGACCTTACCATGTCGTcttggaaaacataaaagaagaaaacgaaatattcaaagagaatagtggtatttttaaaaagtaatacagtCACATGGTttaaaagtgatatatatattatttatgtacatAAAAAGTCTCTCTCCCATCCCTGTCCAGCTTCTG of the Rhinolophus sinicus isolate RSC01 linkage group LG02, ASM3656204v1, whole genome shotgun sequence genome contains:
- the TBC1D30 gene encoding TBC1 domain family member 30 isoform X6, whose product is MKPDLERGVDTKLKFTLEPSLGQNGFQQWYDALKAVARLSTGIPKEWRRKVWLTLADHYLHSIAIDWDKTMRFTFNERSNPDDDSMGIQIVKDLHRTGCSSYCGQEAEQDRVVLKRVLLAYARWNKNVGYCQGFNILAALILEVVEGNEGDALKIMIYLIDKVLPESYFVNNLQALSVDMAVFRDLLRLKLPELSQHLDILQRTANKESGGGYEPPLTNVFTMQWFLTLFATCLPNHTVLKIWDSVFFEGSEIILRVSLAIWAKLGEHIECCETADEFYSTMGRLTQEMLQDDLLESHELMQTVYSMAPFPFPQLAELREKYTYNITPFPATVKPTSVSGRHGKVRDSDEENDPDDEDAIANAVGCLGPFSGLLAPELQKYQKQIKEPNEEQSLRSSNIAELSPGAINSCRSEYHAAFNSMMMERMTTDINALKRQYSRIKKKQQQQVHQVYIRADKGPVTSILPSQINNSPVINHLLLGKKMKMSNRAAKNAVIHIPGHTGGKISPVPYEDLKTKLNSPWRTHIRVHKKNMTRTKSQLACGDTIGLIEEQNEGSKTNNLGAAEAFSSSCVATAQREGGSCQGSVGRTIEGQSPEPVFGDTDVSTVQVKLETLELDRKDTAAETEPKVHPPCQRYFQEPLEAPGENKTTSKPPPGGHLKTPIFSPFPSVKPLRKSATARNLGLYGPTERTPTVHFPHMSRSFSKSGGGNSSTKKR
- the TBC1D30 gene encoding TBC1 domain family member 30 isoform X4, with protein sequence MRQDKLTGSLRRGGRCLKRQGGGGGGSGGGVGTILSNVLKKRSCISRTAPRLLCTLEPGVDTKLKFTLEPSLGQNGFQQWYDALKAVARLSTGIPKEWRRKVWLTLADHYLHSIAIDWDKTMRFTFNERSNPDDDSMGIQIVKDLHRTGCSSYCGQEAEQDRVVLKRVLLAYARWNKNVGYCQGFNILAALILEVVEGNEGDALKIMIYLIDKVLPESYFVNNLQALSVDMAVFRDLLRLKLPELSQHLDILQRTANKESGGGYEPPLTNVFTMQWFLTLFATCLPNHTVLKIWDSVFFEGSEIILRVSLAIWAKLGEHIECCETADEFYSTMGRLTQEMLQDDLLESHELMQTVYSMAPFPFPQLAELREKYTYNITPFPATVKPTSVSGRHGKVRDSDEENDPDDEDAIANAVGCLGPFSGLLAPELQKYQKQIKEPNEEQSLRSSNIAELSPGAINSCRSEYHAAFNSMMMERMTTDINALKRQYSRIKKKQQQQVHQVYIRAGSKEEKDHGFFLGPKDQAIDDKGPVTSILPSQINNSPVINHLLLGKKMKMSNRAAKNAVIHIPGHTGGKISPVPYEDLKTKLNSPWRTHIRVHKKNMTRTKSQLACGDTIGLIEEQNEGSKTNNLGAAEAFSSSCVATAQREGGSCQGSVGRTIEGQSPEPVFGDTDVSTVQVKLETLELDRKDTAAETEPKVHPPCQRYFQEPLEAPGENKTTSKPPPGGHLKTPIFSPFPSVKPLRKSATARNLGLYGPTERTPTVHFPHMSRSFSKSGGGNSSTKKR